In one window of Lacticaseibacillus casei DSM 20011 = JCM 1134 = ATCC 393 DNA:
- a CDS encoding IS30 family transposase: MQKQDSTHRQKGQHLTSLERGKVAGFRQAGKSNRWIAAEIGVCPQTINNEIKRGTVDQVKKSNGKRVYHRQYLPEAAQARYETACLSCHRPDKFASVQVFLAWYVQRAKQDKWSPDASIGYAKRHKLFTPEELVCASTLYQYIDDQRLEIRNIDLLEKTKRKTSHQHHTKAKRLAGRSIEERPKVVERRRQFGHWEMDTIVGKRNGKESVILTLIERKTRCQLLRLIEGRDADSVSYALRGIKREWGACIKTITADNGPEFTALNTAFAGTETEIFYAHPYTSCDRGTNEAHNRMIRQDFPKGMSLDDISPSQVQATQDRLNQLPRKQQGYCTPQQNFEAEARRVRRMAQ; encoded by the coding sequence ATGCAGAAACAGGATAGCACACACCGCCAAAAAGGTCAGCACTTAACATCACTCGAGCGCGGAAAAGTGGCCGGATTCCGCCAAGCTGGGAAGTCCAATCGTTGGATTGCTGCTGAAATTGGCGTCTGCCCGCAGACCATTAATAATGAAATCAAGCGAGGTACAGTAGATCAGGTCAAGAAGAGTAATGGCAAGCGCGTCTACCATCGACAATACCTGCCAGAGGCTGCTCAGGCACGTTACGAGACTGCATGCTTGAGCTGCCATCGTCCTGACAAGTTCGCCAGCGTACAGGTCTTCTTAGCCTGGTACGTACAGCGAGCTAAGCAGGACAAATGGTCGCCGGATGCTTCAATCGGCTATGCCAAGCGACACAAGCTGTTTACTCCTGAAGAGCTTGTTTGTGCCTCGACTTTGTACCAGTACATTGACGACCAACGCCTAGAGATTCGAAATATCGACCTGTTGGAGAAGACTAAGCGGAAGACCTCTCACCAGCACCACACCAAGGCTAAGCGCCTGGCTGGCCGCAGTATCGAGGAACGGCCTAAGGTCGTTGAACGACGCAGGCAGTTCGGTCACTGGGAGATGGATACCATTGTCGGTAAACGCAATGGCAAGGAGAGCGTCATCTTGACTCTGATTGAGCGCAAGACCCGTTGCCAACTTCTCCGCTTGATCGAAGGACGAGATGCAGACTCTGTGAGCTATGCATTGCGTGGAATCAAGCGCGAATGGGGAGCTTGCATCAAGACCATCACAGCCGACAACGGACCCGAGTTCACCGCCTTAAATACTGCTTTTGCTGGGACGGAAACTGAGATCTTCTACGCCCATCCTTACACGTCCTGCGACCGTGGCACCAACGAGGCACATAACCGGATGATCCGCCAGGACTTCCCTAAGGGCATGTCCCTAGATGACATTAGCCCTAGTCAAGTGCAGGCCACGCAAGACCGCTTGAATCAGTTGCCTCGCAAACAACAGGGCTACTGCACACCCCAGCAAAACTTTGAGGCCGAAGCTCGGCGCGTTCGCCGCATGGCCCAGTAG
- a CDS encoding thiamine-binding protein has translation MNASIAVQVLPMYPDQKKVLEVVDAVIAYIQSTGVNYEVSAFETTMEGDYDQLMAILKQIPVVTAKAGGTSQMVYAKINYFPEDTGLTIADKVDKFKH, from the coding sequence ATGAATGCAAGTATTGCGGTACAGGTTTTGCCAATGTATCCGGATCAAAAGAAAGTGCTGGAGGTTGTTGACGCGGTGATTGCCTATATTCAATCAACCGGTGTCAATTACGAGGTCAGCGCGTTTGAAACGACCATGGAAGGCGATTACGATCAGCTAATGGCTATTTTGAAGCAGATTCCCGTGGTCACGGCTAAAGCTGGCGGCACGTCCCAAATGGTGTATGCCAAGATCAATTATTTTCCCGAGGATACCGGCTTAACGATTGCCGATAAGGTTGATAAGTTCAAACATTAA
- a CDS encoding DeoR/GlpR family DNA-binding transcription regulator, which produces MVSFQRQDQILKILNAQQFARYSDLAKQLFVSPATIRRDTLDMENRGLIKRVLNGVTLSEEPEDVPYDYSVTLNLDAKRTVASRADRLIKSGMSLFIDSSTTALVLIRELSGIDELYIVTNGILVALEASKHKGWHVNLVGGAVNKMLENISGDRATRDIENYQADLAIFSCRGLIAAGATDANDQEANIKGAFAAHADQVMLLVDHTKVGKHQLYMSAPMNTLDYIATDKAMPEDIVSTARANHVQIFD; this is translated from the coding sequence ATGGTTTCTTTTCAACGGCAAGATCAAATTCTGAAAATTTTAAATGCTCAACAATTCGCCCGGTATAGTGACTTAGCCAAGCAGCTTTTCGTCAGCCCTGCCACCATCAGACGGGATACACTGGATATGGAAAATAGGGGTTTGATCAAACGGGTTCTAAATGGCGTCACGTTAAGCGAGGAACCCGAAGACGTCCCTTATGATTATTCGGTAACCTTGAACCTTGATGCCAAGCGAACGGTCGCATCAAGGGCGGATCGGTTGATCAAAAGCGGCATGAGCCTTTTTATTGATTCAAGTACCACTGCTTTAGTTCTAATTCGTGAATTAAGTGGTATTGATGAATTGTACATCGTCACAAATGGCATTCTGGTTGCACTTGAAGCTTCCAAACATAAAGGCTGGCACGTCAATCTTGTTGGCGGTGCGGTCAATAAAATGCTGGAAAACATTAGTGGCGACAGAGCAACACGTGACATTGAAAATTACCAAGCTGACCTGGCAATCTTCTCGTGTCGCGGACTGATTGCTGCCGGTGCAACCGATGCTAACGACCAGGAAGCTAACATTAAGGGGGCGTTTGCAGCGCACGCAGACCAGGTTATGTTACTGGTAGATCACACCAAAGTTGGTAAACATCAACTCTATATGAGTGCACCCATGAATACGCTGGATTACATTGCCACTGACAAGGCCATGCCCGAAGATATCGTCAGCACCGCGCGGGCGAACCATGTGCAGATTTTTGACTAA
- a CDS encoding class II fructose-bisphosphate aldolase encodes MVLVNTKEMIKKAKEGHYAVGSFNVTDIEMIRGIVGAAEKENSPVIIQFAELHDKYVPLDVIAPVMLNIARKASVPVAVHFDHGETFDNIMRAIRLGFTSVMVDASQENFADNLAQTKEIVKICKPLDITVEAELGPMNREGSGDKKVDYADLDKTYTNPQEAKQFIEESGIDMLAVAYGTVHGVYTQKPHLSFSRLKEISDLVNFPLVVHGASGLTDEEYRKSVENGICKINYYSEMVHCVALGVQKKLEQDDSDKQLFISDASIWETEMVEKEIRGRLRVFGSAGKA; translated from the coding sequence ATGGTTTTAGTTAACACAAAAGAAATGATTAAAAAGGCTAAGGAAGGTCACTATGCAGTTGGTTCGTTTAACGTCACCGACATCGAAATGATCCGCGGGATTGTTGGCGCTGCCGAGAAAGAAAACTCACCGGTCATTATTCAGTTTGCGGAGTTGCATGATAAGTATGTGCCACTAGACGTGATTGCGCCGGTGATGCTGAATATTGCCCGCAAAGCAAGCGTTCCGGTTGCGGTTCATTTTGACCATGGCGAGACTTTTGACAATATTATGCGGGCGATTCGGCTTGGATTTACCTCGGTCATGGTCGATGCATCGCAGGAGAATTTTGCCGATAATCTGGCGCAGACCAAAGAAATCGTGAAGATTTGCAAGCCGTTGGATATCACGGTTGAAGCCGAACTCGGGCCAATGAATCGTGAAGGTAGCGGGGATAAGAAAGTGGATTATGCGGATCTGGACAAAACTTACACCAACCCGCAAGAAGCCAAACAGTTCATTGAAGAGTCCGGTATCGATATGCTGGCGGTTGCGTACGGGACGGTTCATGGTGTTTACACGCAAAAGCCGCACTTGAGCTTCAGTCGGTTGAAGGAAATTTCTGATTTGGTTAACTTCCCATTAGTTGTTCACGGTGCATCCGGCTTGACTGATGAAGAATATCGCAAGTCCGTTGAAAATGGCATCTGCAAGATCAATTACTATTCCGAAATGGTTCACTGCGTTGCCTTAGGCGTTCAAAAGAAGTTGGAACAGGATGATAGCGACAAACAACTATTCATCTCAGACGCCAGCATCTGGGAAACCGAAATGGTCGAAAAAGAAATTCGCGGTCGTCTGCGCGTCTTTGGTTCGGCAGGGAAGGCTTAA
- a CDS encoding acetate kinase, whose protein sequence is MAKILAVNAGSSTLKWKLFDMPAEVQLAEGLVDRLGQPQSKVKIKYGDGQKYESDTPIANYQEAVASLMGNIKSLGLVEHLHEIIGVGHRVVAGGEVFAESVVVDDETLLQIQNLRDYAPLHNPVEADYIAVFMKMMPWATEVAVFDTAFHQTMQPENFLYSIPYDYYKKYGARKYGAHGTSVRYVSARAAEMLNKPLEDLRMIIMHLGSGSSITAVKDGQSIDTSMGFTPLAGVTMGTRSGDIDPSLVAYLMKKLDIPDVGQMIHILNNDSGLLGISGLSNDMRDLEAAEDTNPRAKLALDIFVNRVVKYVGSYAALMNGVDALIFTAGIGENGDEIRDKIMRSLGYLGAKIDNDLNYKSHGVETDLSTPDSTVKALLVPTNEELMIVRDVMALS, encoded by the coding sequence ATGGCGAAGATTCTCGCAGTCAACGCAGGCAGTTCTACCCTGAAGTGGAAACTTTTTGATATGCCGGCTGAGGTTCAATTGGCCGAGGGCTTGGTTGATCGTTTGGGCCAGCCACAATCGAAAGTTAAAATTAAATATGGTGACGGTCAAAAATACGAAAGTGATACGCCGATTGCCAACTACCAAGAAGCGGTTGCCAGTTTGATGGGCAATATTAAGTCTTTGGGCTTAGTCGAGCATTTGCATGAAATTATCGGTGTTGGTCACCGGGTTGTTGCCGGTGGCGAAGTTTTTGCTGAATCCGTTGTCGTTGACGATGAGACGTTGCTGCAGATTCAAAACCTGCGTGACTATGCGCCATTGCACAATCCGGTTGAAGCTGATTATATTGCGGTTTTCATGAAAATGATGCCGTGGGCGACAGAAGTAGCGGTTTTTGATACGGCCTTTCATCAAACCATGCAGCCTGAGAACTTCCTTTACAGCATTCCTTATGATTATTACAAAAAGTATGGCGCGCGTAAGTATGGCGCGCATGGTACCAGCGTGCGTTACGTGAGCGCTCGTGCTGCTGAAATGCTGAACAAACCATTGGAAGACTTGCGGATGATTATCATGCATTTGGGCTCAGGTTCCAGTATCACCGCAGTTAAAGATGGCCAGTCCATTGATACCTCTATGGGCTTTACACCTCTTGCCGGGGTGACGATGGGCACACGTTCTGGGGATATTGATCCATCCCTAGTCGCTTACCTGATGAAGAAACTGGATATTCCGGATGTTGGCCAGATGATCCATATTCTCAATAACGATTCCGGGTTACTGGGCATCTCCGGTTTAAGCAACGATATGCGGGACTTGGAAGCGGCCGAAGATACGAATCCGCGGGCGAAACTCGCCTTGGATATTTTTGTCAATCGGGTTGTGAAGTATGTTGGCTCTTATGCAGCCTTGATGAACGGCGTAGACGCACTTATTTTCACTGCCGGTATCGGCGAAAATGGGGATGAAATCCGCGACAAGATTATGCGCTCACTGGGCTACCTCGGCGCCAAGATCGACAATGATCTCAATTACAAGTCACATGGTGTCGAAACCGATCTCAGCACGCCTGATTCAACGGTCAAGGCGTTACTGGTGCCAACGAACGAAGAGTTAATGATCGTGCGCGACGTGATGGCCTTAAGCTAA
- a CDS encoding endonuclease III domain-containing protein, whose product MDKRLIVMHNLSQHYGKQYWWQQNSLEDWLMMILIQRTSSKNVAQAVHNLRPYMSVERLLALSQAELEELVRPAGFYRQKAQRIHDLLVWFVAQGGSFTEIAKKPTDQLRKTLLALNGIGNETADVMLMYTFGKKTFVADTYAMRLFNRLGFGPYTNYAKMQADFAPLLADINLDDAREWHALIDEHGKTQVRHAYDDHFLLQPNLTEDQWPPEATQVEPPHDDPGSGKWRHAE is encoded by the coding sequence ATGGATAAACGGCTGATTGTCATGCATAACTTGAGCCAACATTATGGCAAACAGTACTGGTGGCAACAAAATTCGCTGGAAGATTGGCTGATGATGATTCTGATTCAACGAACGAGCTCCAAGAATGTCGCACAGGCTGTTCATAACTTGCGGCCATATATGAGTGTTGAGCGACTTTTGGCATTGTCGCAGGCCGAACTTGAAGAACTCGTCCGGCCAGCGGGCTTTTATCGGCAAAAGGCGCAACGCATTCATGATTTGTTAGTGTGGTTCGTGGCCCAAGGCGGCAGTTTTACCGAAATTGCCAAAAAACCGACCGATCAGCTGCGAAAAACCTTGCTGGCGTTAAACGGCATCGGTAATGAAACGGCTGACGTGATGCTAATGTACACGTTTGGCAAGAAGACATTTGTTGCGGACACTTATGCAATGCGGCTATTTAATCGGCTGGGGTTTGGCCCGTACACGAATTACGCTAAAATGCAGGCCGATTTCGCACCGTTGCTGGCGGATATCAATCTGGATGACGCGCGCGAATGGCATGCGCTGATCGACGAGCACGGGAAGACGCAAGTGCGGCATGCCTATGACGACCACTTTTTACTCCAACCGAATCTAACCGAAGATCAGTGGCCACCGGAAGCGACTCAGGTTGAACCGCCGCACGATGACCCTGGCAGTGGTAAGTGGCGTCATGCTGAATAA
- a CDS encoding IS30 family transposase — protein MQKQDSTHRQKGQHLTSLERGKVAGFRQAGKSNRWIAAEIGVCPQTINNEIKRGTVDQVKKSNGKRVYHRQYLPEAAQARYETARLSCHRPDKFASVQVFLAWYVQRAKQDKWSPDASIGYAKRHKLFTPEELVCASTLYQYIDDQRLEIRNIDLLEKTKRKTSHQHHTKAKRLAGRSIEERPKVVERRRQFGHWEMDTIVGKRNGKESVILTLIERKTRCQLLRLIEGRDADSVSYALRGIKREWGACIKTITADNGPEFTALNTAFAGTETEIFYAHPYTSCDRGTNEAHNRMIRQDFPKGMSLDDISPSQVQATQDRLNQLPRKQQGYCTPQQNFEAEARRVRRMAQ, from the coding sequence ATGCAGAAACAGGATAGCACACACCGCCAAAAAGGTCAGCACTTAACATCACTCGAGCGCGGAAAAGTGGCCGGATTCCGCCAAGCTGGGAAGTCCAATCGTTGGATTGCTGCTGAAATTGGCGTCTGCCCGCAGACCATTAATAATGAAATCAAGCGAGGTACAGTAGATCAGGTCAAGAAGAGTAATGGCAAGCGCGTCTACCATCGACAATACCTGCCAGAGGCTGCTCAGGCACGTTACGAGACTGCACGCTTGAGCTGTCATCGTCCTGACAAGTTCGCCAGCGTACAGGTCTTCTTAGCCTGGTACGTACAGCGAGCTAAGCAGGACAAATGGTCGCCGGATGCTTCAATCGGCTATGCCAAGCGACACAAGCTGTTTACTCCTGAAGAGCTTGTTTGTGCCTCGACTTTGTACCAGTACATTGACGACCAACGCCTAGAGATTCGAAATATCGACCTGTTGGAGAAGACTAAGCGGAAGACCTCTCACCAGCACCACACCAAGGCTAAGCGCCTGGCTGGCCGCAGTATCGAGGAACGGCCTAAGGTCGTTGAACGACGCAGGCAGTTCGGTCACTGGGAGATGGATACCATTGTCGGTAAACGCAATGGCAAGGAGAGCGTCATCTTGACTCTGATTGAGCGCAAGACCCGTTGCCAACTTCTCCGCTTGATCGAAGGACGAGATGCAGACTCTGTGAGCTATGCATTGCGTGGAATCAAGCGCGAATGGGGAGCTTGCATCAAGACCATCACAGCCGACAACGGACCCGAGTTCACCGCCTTAAATACTGCTTTTGCTGGGACGGAAACTGAGATCTTCTACGCCCATCCTTACACGTCCTGCGACCGTGGCACCAACGAGGCACATAACCGGATGATCCGCCAGGACTTCCCTAAGGGCATGTCCCTAGATGACATTAGCCCTAGTCAAGTGCAGGCCACGCAAGACCGCTTGAATCAGTTGCCTCGCAAACAACAGGGCTACTGCACACCCCAGCAAAACTTTGAGGCCGAAGCTCGGCGCGTTCGCCGCATGGCCCAGTAG
- a CDS encoding PTS ascorbate transporter subunit IIC, with translation MKFLVDMLSQPSIIAGIVVCVGLIALRKPFTEVIGGTVRAFIGFVVMLAGTNIIVGALNNFAKLFTKAFNMHGMIPSNEAAIGVTVAKYGTVATFIFVFGLVLNIVLARITKFKYIFLSSDHAFYMACCLTPVMLLGGLNTLEAIVFGSMTLGVILCVFPAIAHPTMKIITGRDDMSFADFGTLEYWMSAKIGSLVNKKSKSIEDINFPKSLAFLQDSNVSVTIVMTILFFVVTAVAGPAYVGKLTDLNPYVWALLQAAQFTAGIIVLVQGVNMLLAEITPAFKGFSEKIVPSAVPGYPFAILFKGTSNALLAGFLVSLLGGLLSMGVQILIGTTIVIPGIVMHFFCGGIAAIFGNATGGRKGALIGPFLGGIILSFLPLIATSLYGGLGYTTTYWSDSDFNTIGVILGLIAKVGKWPIMIAALIIFAFPFVFSALHKKKLVD, from the coding sequence ATGAAATTTCTGGTCGATATGCTTAGTCAGCCTTCCATCATTGCCGGCATTGTTGTTTGTGTCGGGCTGATTGCGCTGCGTAAGCCGTTTACCGAAGTGATTGGCGGCACGGTCCGTGCATTTATCGGGTTTGTCGTCATGCTTGCCGGGACCAACATCATCGTCGGCGCGTTGAATAACTTCGCCAAGCTCTTTACCAAAGCCTTTAACATGCACGGCATGATTCCGAGTAACGAAGCCGCTATCGGCGTGACCGTCGCAAAGTATGGCACGGTTGCCACCTTTATCTTTGTCTTTGGACTCGTGTTGAATATTGTGCTGGCCCGCATCACCAAATTCAAATATATCTTTCTATCAAGCGACCATGCTTTCTATATGGCGTGTTGCCTGACTCCGGTAATGCTTTTAGGCGGCTTGAATACACTTGAAGCCATTGTGTTTGGATCCATGACGCTCGGCGTGATCCTCTGCGTCTTCCCGGCGATTGCCCATCCAACGATGAAAATCATCACCGGCCGCGACGACATGAGTTTTGCCGATTTTGGCACACTGGAATACTGGATGTCTGCTAAAATCGGTTCACTGGTCAATAAAAAGTCGAAGTCCATTGAAGACATTAATTTCCCGAAATCATTAGCTTTCTTACAAGATAGCAATGTTTCGGTGACCATCGTTATGACCATTCTGTTCTTTGTTGTGACCGCAGTTGCCGGTCCAGCTTATGTCGGTAAGCTGACCGACCTTAATCCATATGTTTGGGCACTGTTGCAAGCCGCCCAATTCACAGCCGGGATTATCGTGCTGGTCCAAGGGGTTAACATGTTGCTGGCAGAAATCACCCCCGCCTTCAAAGGATTCAGCGAAAAAATCGTGCCAAGTGCTGTACCGGGTTATCCGTTTGCGATTCTGTTTAAGGGAACTTCCAATGCATTACTGGCAGGCTTCTTGGTCAGCTTACTTGGTGGATTGCTTTCCATGGGTGTTCAGATTTTGATTGGCACCACCATTGTCATCCCAGGGATCGTCATGCACTTCTTCTGCGGCGGCATTGCAGCCATCTTTGGCAATGCCACTGGCGGTCGAAAAGGTGCTTTGATTGGTCCATTTCTCGGTGGCATTATCTTGAGCTTCCTGCCACTGATTGCCACCAGTCTTTACGGTGGTTTGGGCTACACCACAACATATTGGTCTGATAGTGATTTCAATACCATCGGCGTTATCTTGGGCCTCATCGCCAAAGTCGGCAAGTGGCCAATCATGATCGCAGCACTAATCATCTTTGCCTTCCCATTTGTCTTCAGTGCTTTGCACAAGAAGAAGTTGGTTGATTAA
- a CDS encoding FGGY-family carbohydrate kinase: MALMGLNLGTTGVKSTITDNQGNILSAAYREYETSVPREGEYELDPSVVWSATKEVIQESKKFVKEDVLAVSVSSFGEAFVAVDNQGQPLMNTMLQTDSRGKDELKDLLTRISAEDIRNKTGLNPAVTFAVPKIMWIKKHRPELYGKIHRILLYAAYILYKLGNVDAIDYTLADRSLAFNVSTNDWDPDILAAAGIDRKLLPKCYRLGTVVGTIKPELASELGINADMKLVTGAHDQICVSIGAGTIDVGDATDGMGSVDNISPIFTDTSHLKENAKKNYPTVPYLDNKYTTIAYMYDGGTSLKWYRDTFGFEEVQAAELSGVSVYNIFDKYVPKKPTNLLVLPHFSGAAVPYFDEDARGMILGLFGATRKPDIYRALMEGVAFEMRMNLDNMEAGGMHVNHLRATGGGSRSDTWLQIKADVFNREVGRVHMKESGTMGVIIMAGVAVGLFDSFETAMKKLVSIDKVFKPIPENVAFYNHQYKKYQQLYAFGKKLRSL; encoded by the coding sequence GTGGCACTTATGGGATTGAATCTCGGGACAACCGGGGTAAAGAGTACGATCACAGACAATCAAGGCAACATTCTCTCTGCTGCCTACCGGGAATATGAGACGTCGGTTCCCAGGGAAGGTGAATACGAGCTGGATCCAAGCGTGGTCTGGTCGGCAACGAAGGAGGTTATTCAGGAATCGAAAAAATTCGTTAAGGAAGATGTGCTGGCCGTCAGTGTTTCATCGTTCGGTGAAGCGTTTGTTGCCGTTGATAATCAAGGGCAGCCGCTGATGAACACGATGTTGCAGACAGATAGCCGCGGCAAGGATGAATTAAAGGACCTGCTGACGCGGATTTCGGCTGAGGACATCAGGAATAAAACCGGGTTGAATCCGGCGGTGACATTCGCGGTACCTAAGATCATGTGGATCAAAAAACACCGTCCGGAACTTTATGGAAAGATTCATCGTATCCTGCTTTACGCCGCTTATATCCTATACAAACTTGGTAATGTTGATGCGATTGATTACACCCTGGCTGATCGGTCGCTGGCATTTAACGTTTCGACCAATGACTGGGATCCGGACATCTTGGCAGCAGCCGGCATTGATCGCAAGCTTTTGCCGAAGTGTTACCGCCTAGGCACCGTGGTTGGGACGATCAAGCCGGAGTTGGCATCTGAGTTAGGTATTAACGCCGACATGAAACTTGTCACCGGCGCTCACGACCAGATTTGTGTGTCGATTGGTGCCGGCACCATCGATGTTGGCGATGCGACTGACGGGATGGGGTCGGTCGATAATATTTCACCGATTTTTACGGATACCAGTCACCTCAAGGAAAATGCCAAAAAGAATTATCCAACGGTGCCGTATCTGGATAACAAATATACTACCATCGCTTACATGTATGATGGCGGCACATCGCTCAAATGGTATCGTGACACGTTTGGTTTTGAAGAAGTTCAGGCGGCCGAGTTATCAGGGGTCAGCGTCTACAACATCTTTGATAAATATGTACCGAAAAAGCCAACGAATTTGTTGGTTCTGCCACATTTTTCCGGTGCAGCGGTTCCTTACTTTGACGAAGATGCGCGTGGCATGATTCTCGGACTCTTCGGAGCAACCCGAAAGCCTGATATTTACCGGGCTTTGATGGAAGGCGTGGCTTTTGAGATGCGCATGAATCTGGACAACATGGAAGCTGGCGGGATGCATGTCAATCATCTGCGGGCGACTGGCGGTGGCTCGCGGTCAGATACTTGGCTGCAAATCAAAGCGGACGTCTTTAACCGCGAAGTCGGCCGGGTTCATATGAAGGAATCAGGAACCATGGGTGTCATTATCATGGCTGGCGTTGCAGTTGGTTTGTTTGATTCTTTTGAAACCGCCATGAAGAAGTTAGTTTCGATCGATAAAGTCTTCAAGCCGATTCCGGAGAATGTTGCCTTTTACAACCACCAGTACAAGAAGTATCAGCAACTGTATGCATTTGGTAAGAAGTTACGGAGCTTATAG
- a CDS encoding metallophosphoesterase family protein yields the protein MTMIVVSDIHGNLKTMDRVRLMQEKYPHVLTVYLGDYIDGYPYGGRVLAQIHEQVQDSQAIAVRGNHDQMLLDYLADKDNPWFINGGKATLRQMVKDFAPTVKGMSLREAVRTHMAPLISFIAEMPTAIAFDKLLLIHAGLDFSLADPLKETTPFNRMWVREPYIYDMKQTQSRKHPIFAHNPLNKTMITGHTPTALIYGEYEDQVKPPIAETTFTGGYPKCPVKVIQYPGESPRYFIDGGNHMGFKANYGNICVFDETKGVMIDSDQGINAE from the coding sequence ATGACCATGATTGTTGTTTCGGATATTCATGGCAACTTAAAGACAATGGATCGAGTCCGTTTGATGCAGGAAAAGTACCCGCATGTACTGACGGTCTATCTTGGTGACTACATAGATGGCTACCCTTATGGCGGCCGCGTCTTGGCTCAGATTCATGAACAGGTTCAGGATAGTCAGGCGATCGCAGTGCGGGGCAACCATGATCAGATGCTCTTAGACTACCTGGCTGATAAAGATAATCCTTGGTTTATCAATGGCGGTAAAGCAACGTTGCGCCAAATGGTCAAGGATTTTGCGCCGACTGTCAAAGGAATGAGTCTTCGTGAAGCGGTGCGCACACATATGGCACCGTTAATCTCATTTATCGCGGAGATGCCAACCGCCATTGCTTTTGATAAGCTTTTGCTCATTCACGCCGGCCTAGACTTTTCGCTGGCAGACCCGTTAAAGGAAACAACGCCGTTTAACCGGATGTGGGTACGTGAACCTTATATCTATGATATGAAGCAAACCCAAAGTCGTAAACACCCGATTTTTGCGCATAACCCGCTTAATAAAACCATGATTACGGGTCACACGCCGACCGCGCTGATTTATGGCGAATATGAGGATCAGGTTAAGCCGCCGATCGCCGAAACCACTTTTACCGGGGGTTATCCAAAGTGTCCTGTCAAGGTTATCCAATATCCAGGCGAATCGCCGCGTTACTTTATTGATGGCGGTAATCACATGGGCTTCAAAGCCAATTACGGTAATATCTGCGTTTTTGACGAAACAAAGGGCGTCATGATTGACTCGGATCAAGGGATTAATGCTGAATGA
- a CDS encoding PolC-type DNA polymerase III N-terminal domain-containing protein produces the protein MSTSQWQFFRLGFLVVIMLLIGLFGWRYNTINAKVAHPAVSVRTLKLPAKVGLNQKTAVLEKVEARVVHGKWRVQLHFDQPLAKQSIKHMRFQIEQQREGRKIANESVVSLSRNNKVLTMTDSYYSPAKFDRVVMVTLPQALHSQNQAQLVPFKA, from the coding sequence ATGAGCACCTCGCAGTGGCAGTTTTTCAGGCTCGGATTTTTGGTGGTTATCATGCTCCTTATCGGTTTATTTGGGTGGCGTTACAACACAATTAATGCTAAAGTAGCGCATCCGGCAGTTAGTGTGAGGACGCTGAAGTTACCGGCTAAAGTTGGCTTAAATCAAAAGACAGCTGTACTTGAAAAGGTTGAGGCAAGGGTTGTACACGGCAAGTGGCGCGTGCAGTTGCACTTTGATCAGCCGCTTGCTAAACAAAGTATCAAGCATATGCGTTTCCAAATTGAACAGCAACGCGAAGGAAGAAAAATCGCCAATGAATCAGTGGTAAGTTTGAGTCGGAATAATAAGGTGCTTACCATGACGGATTCCTATTATAGTCCGGCTAAGTTTGATCGAGTGGTTATGGTTACCTTGCCACAAGCACTGCACTCGCAAAATCAGGCGCAGCTTGTGCCATTTAAAGCTTAA